Proteins encoded by one window of Haladaptatus sp. ZSTT2:
- a CDS encoding creatininase family protein, whose product MTVSLSYDSYDLGSMTWEDAEEAIEDADFLVLPTGAIEQHSIHLPVSVDTLRAENLTRILVETAADRDLSMIRLPTLPFGYSEHHMTRAGTLTLMPDTYQKVIEELGASISQHGAKRLLIVNCHGGNNPPLKLAGDRLQREHDIEVYLVNWTSFARDQLETRFGEDWSHAGEHETSVTELFHPELVRTEKKEKQERKAKFKARQYTWYTDIAVQGGRGDPRNSDAEFMKKVVADTTDRILDALEGDLAQTTDGVNTLEQTS is encoded by the coding sequence ATGACCGTCTCGCTTAGCTACGACAGCTACGACCTCGGGAGCATGACGTGGGAAGACGCCGAAGAGGCCATTGAGGATGCGGATTTCCTCGTCTTACCAACCGGTGCAATCGAGCAACATTCGATCCACCTCCCAGTTTCGGTCGATACTCTCCGGGCGGAGAACCTAACCCGGATACTCGTCGAAACCGCAGCAGACCGTGATCTCTCAATGATCCGCCTGCCCACGCTTCCATTCGGATACTCGGAACATCACATGACCCGGGCAGGGACCCTGACACTGATGCCAGATACGTATCAGAAAGTCATCGAAGAGCTCGGGGCCTCGATTTCACAACACGGGGCCAAGCGATTGCTTATTGTCAACTGTCACGGTGGCAATAACCCACCACTGAAGCTCGCGGGGGATCGGCTCCAGCGAGAGCACGATATCGAAGTGTATCTCGTAAACTGGACCTCGTTCGCTCGAGATCAACTGGAGACTCGCTTCGGAGAAGATTGGAGCCATGCAGGCGAACACGAGACGAGCGTCACTGAACTGTTCCACCCAGAGCTAGTTCGGACAGAGAAAAAGGAGAAACAAGAGCGTAAGGCCAAATTCAAAGCAAGACAATACACGTGGTACACCGACATCGCAGTCCAAGGTGGCCGTGGAGACCCCAGAAATTCAGACGCCGAGTTCATGAAAAAGGTAGTTGCCGACACGACCGACCGCATCCTAGATGCACTGGAGGGGGATCTTGCACAGACGACTGACGGTGTCAATACACTCGAACAAACCTCATAG
- a CDS encoding ABC transporter substrate-binding protein has product MARDIIEYDINRRQFLAMTSALTGASLAGCAGDSGGNGGEGSDNGSGSGSAGGTVRLNVAIASEPWNFDPALWADTGSSAIGSLIYDEVIELTPDSELAPGLVKEVPKPTNDGLAFDYTLRDGLQFHNGDDVTVEDFKYSVDWILNPDNNSPIRRRIPNVEGTEIVDDRTLRMNLTTEFSTLNWWLTRGLEGIVQKGSRGSASEREGPTGIATNLTTDPSGAGTGPFEFVEWNTNENVLLKKNENYWKDGIPKVDEINFQIMPEDSTRLANLRSGTTDLTTSIPDKDFESLQNDPNIKTGAVPGNTTEVLYMNLMEADGNPMSNVNNRRAVQWGIDAEEILDEIFYGRGVAQHGLWYPDSEWTSPKLKEMEMYDPDKARQELEKAGNPDGFTFEMLVTKGSHLKDQGVVIQNQLSKIGIDVEITTLEKSALFDQVYNTTTWHAALENWTNAVPVVTYWLSTGFVPNDRNHNNWHHASPDLPDRYAPSGPPAPEDAEGDFSNGHDWYVQTVKKAQRTVDEQEQKEIVYRLQEYLVENAIQLDIAYSSRLAAWSDAASGYEMGSFSSDLRPVTKD; this is encoded by the coding sequence ATGGCTAGAGACATCATCGAGTACGACATCAATCGACGACAGTTCCTTGCAATGACCAGTGCACTCACGGGTGCATCGCTTGCTGGGTGCGCGGGTGATTCGGGAGGCAACGGTGGCGAAGGAAGTGACAATGGCAGTGGTTCTGGCTCCGCAGGTGGGACAGTTCGGCTAAACGTTGCAATTGCCTCAGAGCCGTGGAACTTCGACCCGGCGTTGTGGGCTGACACGGGCTCGAGTGCGATTGGGAGTCTGATCTACGACGAAGTGATCGAGCTAACTCCCGACTCGGAGCTCGCACCAGGACTCGTCAAAGAGGTACCGAAGCCGACAAACGACGGACTTGCGTTCGACTACACGCTCCGTGATGGCTTGCAGTTCCACAACGGAGACGACGTGACCGTCGAGGATTTCAAATATTCCGTCGACTGGATTCTGAATCCCGACAACAACTCCCCGATTCGACGCCGGATTCCGAACGTTGAAGGGACAGAGATCGTGGATGACCGGACGCTCCGGATGAATCTGACGACCGAGTTCTCCACCCTCAACTGGTGGCTGACTCGGGGACTCGAAGGAATCGTCCAGAAGGGGTCTCGTGGCTCTGCCAGTGAACGAGAAGGGCCGACAGGAATCGCAACGAACCTCACGACCGACCCGAGTGGTGCCGGCACTGGCCCCTTCGAATTCGTCGAGTGGAACACAAACGAGAACGTGCTACTGAAAAAGAACGAGAATTACTGGAAGGACGGCATTCCGAAGGTCGACGAGATCAACTTCCAGATCATGCCGGAGGATTCGACGAGGTTGGCAAATCTCCGATCTGGAACCACCGACCTGACGACCTCGATTCCAGACAAGGACTTCGAGTCGCTGCAAAACGACCCAAACATCAAAACGGGAGCAGTCCCGGGGAACACGACCGAAGTGCTCTACATGAACCTCATGGAAGCGGACGGAAACCCGATGTCCAACGTCAACAACCGCCGGGCAGTCCAGTGGGGCATTGACGCAGAAGAAATCTTAGACGAGATATTCTACGGGAGAGGTGTTGCCCAGCATGGGCTCTGGTACCCGGACAGCGAGTGGACGTCGCCCAAGCTGAAGGAGATGGAGATGTACGACCCCGACAAGGCCCGGCAAGAACTTGAGAAGGCCGGCAACCCCGACGGGTTCACCTTCGAGATGCTCGTCACGAAGGGCTCTCATCTCAAAGACCAGGGTGTCGTCATCCAGAACCAGCTCTCGAAGATTGGCATCGACGTCGAAATAACCACGCTCGAGAAGTCCGCACTGTTCGACCAGGTGTACAACACGACGACGTGGCACGCAGCCTTGGAGAACTGGACGAACGCCGTCCCTGTCGTAACTTACTGGCTCAGCACTGGGTTCGTTCCAAACGACCGTAACCACAACAACTGGCACCACGCGTCTCCCGACCTGCCAGACCGATACGCACCAAGTGGACCGCCAGCGCCGGAAGACGCCGAAGGTGACTTCTCTAACGGACACGACTGGTACGTCCAAACGGTGAAGAAAGCCCAACGGACGGTTGATGAACAAGAACAAAAAGAGATTGTCTACCGGCTGCAGGAGTACCTCGTCGAAAATGCGATCCAGCTCGACATCGCTTACTCGAGTCGGCTTGCTGCATGGAGTGATGCGGCGTCCGGATACGAGATGGGGTCGTTCTCGTCTGACCTCCGTCCCGTGACAAAAGACTGA
- a CDS encoding ABC transporter permease, producing the protein MGRFILKRLLLIIPVLFGVSVSVFGLLHIAPGGPAAVMLGPLQNEQIIQQVRQQLGLNQPFYIQYWLWASSAIQGDLGTSWTVQQGTPVVTLIKSRLLLTFELALLAQFLAVLIGIPAGIIGAVRQNKPADHLSRIGALSGISIPNFWLGIVLIMVFGVTFNFDWGTGGWISPFEDPIANLQHLLLPVIALGTARAAIIQRMTRSEMLETLNQDYVRTARAMGIGEVEVVLKDATKNALIPVVTVIGIGIGGLLNGAVLTETVFNLPGLGKLFITAIARRDFEVIRALVLFITCVFVFANLSVDVLYAYLNPKIREDGGN; encoded by the coding sequence ATCGGACGATTTATCCTCAAACGATTATTGTTGATCATACCGGTACTGTTCGGTGTGAGTGTGAGCGTATTCGGCTTGCTCCACATCGCACCGGGGGGTCCGGCAGCGGTCATGCTGGGGCCGCTCCAGAACGAACAGATCATTCAACAGGTACGCCAACAGCTCGGACTGAACCAGCCGTTTTACATCCAGTACTGGCTGTGGGCAAGCAGCGCGATTCAAGGTGACCTTGGTACCTCGTGGACTGTCCAGCAGGGGACGCCTGTCGTGACGTTGATCAAAAGCCGCCTTTTGCTCACGTTCGAACTCGCTCTCCTCGCCCAATTTCTCGCCGTACTCATTGGAATCCCGGCAGGAATCATCGGTGCGGTTCGACAGAATAAACCCGCAGACCACCTGTCTCGTATCGGGGCGCTTTCGGGCATCTCGATTCCGAATTTCTGGTTAGGCATCGTCCTGATCATGGTGTTCGGCGTCACCTTCAACTTCGATTGGGGGACGGGCGGCTGGATATCACCGTTCGAAGATCCGATTGCAAACCTTCAGCATCTCCTCCTCCCAGTCATCGCGCTCGGAACTGCTCGGGCAGCGATTATCCAGCGTATGACTCGGTCTGAGATGCTCGAAACGCTCAATCAAGACTACGTTCGGACGGCCCGAGCTATGGGAATTGGCGAAGTCGAAGTTGTGCTGAAAGACGCGACGAAAAACGCACTCATCCCCGTTGTAACCGTTATTGGAATTGGAATCGGTGGATTGCTGAATGGTGCAGTTCTGACAGAGACAGTGTTCAATCTTCCCGGACTTGGAAAGTTGTTTATCACAGCGATTGCCCGCCGGGACTTCGAGGTTATCCGTGCACTGGTATTGTTCATCACGTGTGTGTTCGTCTTCGCAAACCTGAGCGTGGACGTCCTCTATGCGTACCTCAATCCGAAAATCCGCGAAGATGGAGGGAACTGA
- a CDS encoding ABC transporter permease, giving the protein MATKETRTMEQEPKTSEHRSQFEQFWREFRKNRLSIVGAVIIGLTLFAAIFAPVIAPHDPATQFDAPDGEHNPLPPGSTLLVEGESNAEITAYLGTDNHGRDLLSRMIFGLRTLMMISIGVNLVAMTVGITLGAIAGYLGNSWVDETIMRAMDIILSFPSLILAIAIIGILGAGKTDYGWVVVPNLAKIIFVIGFAYIPRFARVMRSAVLKEMEEDYVDAAKSLGASNSHILTRDILVNTIPIVVVQATLYMATAVLASAGLSFLGLGLQPPTASLGLMLSNARSFVYSGQWWYPVFPGLALMIIILGFNLLGDGLRDALDPRYSQEGSNDQ; this is encoded by the coding sequence ATGGCTACAAAAGAGACACGCACGATGGAGCAAGAACCGAAGACCAGTGAACACCGGAGCCAGTTCGAACAGTTTTGGCGGGAGTTCCGGAAGAACCGTCTTTCGATAGTCGGCGCGGTAATCATCGGTCTTACCCTCTTTGCTGCGATTTTCGCGCCGGTCATCGCACCACACGACCCTGCCACCCAGTTCGATGCCCCCGACGGAGAGCATAATCCGCTCCCACCGGGCTCTACATTGCTCGTCGAGGGTGAATCGAACGCAGAGATTACAGCGTATCTGGGGACGGACAATCACGGTCGCGATCTCCTTTCGAGGATGATCTTCGGGCTTCGGACGCTCATGATGATCTCGATTGGCGTCAATCTGGTCGCGATGACCGTTGGCATCACTCTGGGTGCGATTGCGGGTTACCTGGGTAATTCTTGGGTAGACGAGACCATCATGCGAGCGATGGATATCATCCTCTCGTTCCCGAGTCTGATCTTAGCCATCGCGATTATCGGTATCCTCGGCGCGGGCAAGACAGATTACGGATGGGTTGTCGTTCCAAACCTCGCGAAAATAATCTTCGTCATCGGGTTCGCGTACATTCCGAGATTCGCACGGGTGATGCGGAGTGCGGTGCTCAAAGAGATGGAAGAAGACTACGTGGACGCGGCAAAGTCACTCGGTGCGAGCAATTCACATATCCTCACTCGTGACATCCTCGTCAATACCATCCCAATTGTCGTCGTCCAAGCGACGCTCTACATGGCGACTGCAGTGTTGGCAAGTGCGGGGCTGTCATTCCTTGGACTCGGCTTACAGCCACCGACCGCGAGCCTCGGACTGATGTTGTCGAACGCGCGGAGCTTCGTCTACAGCGGCCAGTGGTGGTACCCAGTCTTCCCGGGATTGGCGCTCATGATCATCATCCTTGGGTTCAACCTACTCGGTGACGGACTGCGTGACGCCCTCGACCCACGGTATTCTCAGGAGGGTTCCAATGACCAGTAA
- a CDS encoding ABC transporter ATP-binding protein: protein MTSKPILEVENLVTQFHTEEGVVKAVDGNSFTLHKGEVLGIVGESGSGKSVTAMSVMRLIDEPGYIKEGTVRYKGEDLLTKSKAEMRQIRGNDIAMMFQDPMTSLNPVYTIGSQISRVIRKHTDATKATARERTIELLSDVGIPEPAARVDDYPHQFSGGMRQRVLLAMAISCDPDILIADEPTTALDVTIEAQIFDLIDRLQEKYGMSVILITHDLGVVAGSCDRVAVVYAGRIVERAGVHDLFKSPRHPYTRGLMRSIPNLRSNESRLTPIEGRIPDLTALPTGCSFHPRCVHATEECSQTDPDLREVEAGREAACIHALGYNQATMTQSSNNSATTDGGVSND from the coding sequence ATGACCAGTAAACCGATACTCGAAGTCGAGAATTTGGTCACCCAGTTCCACACAGAGGAAGGAGTCGTCAAAGCGGTTGACGGCAACTCCTTCACCCTACATAAGGGGGAAGTACTGGGTATCGTCGGTGAATCCGGCTCTGGAAAGAGTGTCACCGCGATGTCGGTCATGCGACTCATCGACGAACCGGGATACATCAAGGAAGGAACCGTCCGGTACAAAGGAGAGGATTTGCTAACGAAGAGTAAGGCGGAGATGCGACAGATTCGCGGCAACGACATCGCAATGATGTTCCAAGACCCGATGACATCGCTGAACCCCGTCTACACGATCGGAAGTCAGATCTCTCGGGTCATTCGCAAACACACAGACGCAACGAAAGCGACGGCTCGAGAGCGGACAATTGAACTCCTCAGTGACGTTGGGATTCCCGAACCTGCGGCCCGCGTCGATGACTATCCACACCAATTCTCTGGTGGAATGCGCCAGCGAGTTCTCCTCGCGATGGCCATCTCCTGTGACCCGGATATTCTCATCGCCGACGAACCGACGACGGCACTCGACGTCACCATTGAGGCACAGATATTCGACCTCATCGACCGACTTCAGGAAAAGTACGGGATGAGTGTCATTCTCATCACGCACGACTTGGGAGTCGTCGCGGGAAGTTGCGACAGGGTTGCCGTCGTCTACGCAGGCCGTATCGTCGAGCGGGCAGGGGTACACGACCTCTTCAAATCTCCGCGCCATCCCTACACACGAGGATTGATGCGGTCGATTCCGAACCTCCGGTCGAACGAGAGCAGACTGACACCTATCGAGGGTCGAATTCCAGACTTGACCGCCCTGCCGACTGGGTGTTCGTTCCACCCCCGGTGTGTCCACGCGACAGAGGAGTGTTCACAGACGGATCCCGACCTACGTGAGGTTGAGGCGGGGCGTGAAGCCGCCTGTATCCACGCCCTTGGCTACAATCAAGCGACGATGACTCAAAGCTCAAATAATTCGGCAACGACGGATGGAGGTGTCTCCAATGACTAA
- a CDS encoding ABC transporter ATP-binding protein has protein sequence MTNRDTIMSVHGLTKHFTQNDSFIDRLFGATQTVKAVQDVSFEISHGETIGLVGESGSGKSTTARSILQLDEPTAGTVTYDGTDVTSLTSKELKQFRKRIQMVFQDPASSLNRRKSVGQIIRQPMQIHGLYKGERDERVEELMEQVGLSPEYSNRYPHEFSGGQRQRVGIARALAVEPEFLVCDEPVSALDVSIQAQILNLLKDLQVEYDLTILFIAHDLSVIRHVCDRVAVMYLGEIVEIAETEQLFANPQHPYTRALLKAIPEPDPELAQQREPLSGEVPSPIDPPKGCSFHPRCPEATEECRSIDPDLEQVDGATVGHETACIHVGSFGEDGGITLESASRDRYAPENFLHENGAIETTSPENEGAFTTTGANE, from the coding sequence ATGACTAACCGCGACACGATAATGAGCGTCCATGGTCTCACGAAGCATTTCACACAGAACGACAGCTTCATCGACCGGTTGTTCGGTGCGACGCAGACGGTCAAAGCAGTCCAAGACGTCTCATTCGAGATCAGTCACGGAGAGACGATTGGGCTCGTCGGTGAGTCTGGTTCTGGCAAATCGACCACTGCTCGAAGCATTCTTCAACTCGATGAACCTACCGCTGGTACCGTCACGTACGATGGAACAGACGTGACTTCGCTCACGTCAAAGGAACTCAAGCAGTTCCGAAAGCGTATCCAGATGGTGTTTCAGGACCCTGCTTCGAGTCTCAATCGACGAAAGAGCGTCGGTCAGATCATTCGACAACCGATGCAGATTCACGGCCTGTACAAGGGCGAACGCGACGAACGCGTCGAGGAACTCATGGAACAAGTCGGCCTCTCACCCGAGTACTCAAACCGGTATCCTCACGAGTTTTCCGGCGGACAGCGCCAACGCGTGGGCATCGCGCGTGCACTCGCTGTCGAACCGGAGTTTCTCGTGTGCGACGAACCCGTTTCGGCGCTCGACGTCTCGATCCAAGCGCAGATCCTCAACCTGCTCAAAGACCTCCAAGTGGAGTACGACCTCACTATCTTGTTCATTGCCCACGACCTCTCAGTCATAAGGCATGTCTGTGACCGAGTCGCGGTAATGTACCTCGGTGAAATCGTCGAGATAGCAGAGACGGAACAGCTGTTTGCGAACCCACAGCACCCATACACTCGAGCACTGCTCAAAGCGATTCCAGAACCAGACCCGGAACTCGCACAGCAGCGAGAACCACTTTCGGGTGAGGTACCGTCACCTATCGACCCACCGAAAGGATGCTCGTTCCATCCACGCTGTCCGGAGGCGACCGAAGAGTGTCGCTCTATCGACCCGGACCTAGAACAGGTCGACGGCGCGACAGTCGGTCACGAAACCGCGTGCATCCACGTCGGTTCGTTCGGTGAAGATGGGGGTATTACGCTCGAATCGGCATCCAGAGACCGGTACGCGCCGGAGAACTTCCTGCACGAAAACGGAGCCATTGAGACCACGTCACCTGAGAATGAGGGAGCGTTCACTACCACGGGGGCAAACGAATGA
- a CDS encoding MATE family efflux transporter, whose protein sequence is MSKPRDRVVATWQSVMALSWPIVVQQFLNTLMRSIDIVVTGFFSPAAVAAIGLADLYAQVPFRIGRALGTGGIALSSQDTARGDAKTRDQATTQALLIGFLVGLPIVVIGFTLADALIAVLGAELEVVRMGASYLTLVFAAAPLRIVALVGARTLQGTGDTRTPLVVNGLANVVNIFATVGLGLGLVGLPRLGIVGVGLATAFSRGLECLAILGMIGSNRTELSLRRPRDATVTKQLVAVSLPNFAEGMSTSVANFPFNALLLVFGTEVSAAYHIGRRIYQQIAGPLYRSYSVAASIIVGQRLGAGKPADARFSGLAITALSALTLGVVGTSIWIMAEPLSSIFTADPETLGYAVTFTRISGISMFFFGVFFPMAGALQGASDTRTPFYARFTGTFGFMLCFSYLAGFWLGYGLSAVYLGIVLTYVWWALVVSAGFLWGDWAERAEQLMADRASTAD, encoded by the coding sequence ATGTCCAAGCCGCGGGACAGAGTTGTCGCTACCTGGCAGTCCGTGATGGCACTGTCCTGGCCAATCGTGGTTCAACAGTTTCTCAACACGTTGATGCGTTCAATCGATATCGTCGTGACGGGATTCTTCTCGCCGGCAGCGGTTGCTGCTATCGGGTTGGCCGACCTATATGCGCAGGTTCCGTTCCGAATCGGGCGTGCACTAGGGACTGGTGGGATTGCTCTCTCAAGTCAAGATACCGCTCGGGGCGACGCGAAAACCCGTGATCAAGCCACGACCCAAGCGCTACTCATCGGATTTCTGGTCGGCCTCCCGATCGTCGTCATTGGGTTCACCCTGGCGGACGCCCTCATCGCAGTTCTCGGCGCCGAACTGGAAGTCGTGAGGATGGGAGCCAGCTATCTCACGCTCGTTTTTGCAGCCGCACCGCTCCGAATCGTTGCGTTGGTTGGTGCACGCACCTTGCAGGGGACCGGTGATACGCGAACACCGCTCGTGGTAAACGGGCTCGCGAACGTCGTCAACATCTTCGCAACTGTCGGATTGGGACTCGGACTCGTGGGGCTCCCGCGGCTTGGTATCGTGGGTGTCGGGCTTGCAACTGCGTTTAGCCGCGGGCTTGAGTGCCTGGCGATACTCGGAATGATAGGGAGTAACCGAACTGAACTGTCGCTCAGGCGACCACGAGACGCCACTGTTACGAAGCAACTGGTCGCAGTTTCTCTCCCCAACTTCGCGGAGGGAATGAGTACATCTGTCGCAAATTTTCCGTTCAACGCCTTGTTACTTGTCTTTGGGACAGAAGTGAGTGCCGCATACCATATCGGACGGCGAATCTACCAACAGATAGCAGGCCCCCTGTACCGTTCGTACAGCGTCGCTGCGAGCATTATCGTCGGGCAGAGACTTGGTGCGGGAAAGCCGGCCGACGCCCGCTTTTCGGGCTTGGCCATCACAGCTCTCAGCGCACTCACGCTCGGGGTCGTTGGCACTTCAATCTGGATCATGGCAGAACCGCTTTCGAGCATATTCACAGCAGACCCGGAAACGCTTGGGTACGCTGTTACCTTCACGCGCATCTCCGGGATTTCGATGTTCTTCTTCGGAGTCTTCTTCCCGATGGCAGGAGCACTCCAAGGCGCAAGCGATACCCGGACGCCATTCTACGCTCGGTTCACCGGAACCTTCGGCTTCATGCTTTGCTTCAGTTACCTCGCCGGTTTCTGGCTTGGGTACGGACTCTCTGCGGTCTATCTTGGAATCGTTCTCACGTACGTCTGGTGGGCACTCGTTGTGAGTGCGGGCTTTCTCTGGGGTGATTGGGCCGAGAGAGCAGAACAATTGATGGCCGACCGAGCCTCGACAGCAGATTGA
- a CDS encoding IclR family transcriptional regulator, with translation MVNKNSGSKTGGNNPPTLKSLDNTFTIITELQERGGARVTELANATELSKSSVYKHLTTLVSHDLVTKKADQYHLGLRFLDVGAHVRHQIEGARIIKEKLREVAEETEETAQFTTEEHGRAVVLFRETGRRGVLTKGRVGKRFHIHQTAAGKAILSQFSDERVRDLIARNGLPRATKGTIVDEDELLDDLEAIRERGYSYNNEESTKGLRAVAVPLMAPDRNVLGAFAVAGPTHRMNQDRLDGELPELLRSVVNELELNLTHM, from the coding sequence ATGGTAAACAAAAATTCCGGGTCGAAAACGGGTGGGAACAACCCTCCAACACTGAAAAGTTTGGACAACACGTTCACCATCATTACAGAGCTACAGGAACGGGGAGGGGCGCGAGTGACCGAACTCGCAAACGCGACAGAGCTCTCGAAAAGTTCGGTGTACAAGCACCTCACTACGCTGGTGTCACACGATCTCGTGACCAAGAAAGCCGACCAGTACCATCTCGGTCTCCGATTTCTTGACGTTGGTGCGCATGTCCGACATCAGATCGAAGGAGCGCGCATCATCAAAGAAAAGCTCCGCGAAGTGGCAGAAGAAACAGAGGAGACAGCCCAGTTTACCACAGAAGAGCACGGGCGAGCAGTGGTTCTCTTTCGCGAGACGGGGCGACGAGGCGTGCTCACGAAGGGTCGAGTTGGGAAACGGTTCCACATCCATCAAACCGCCGCTGGAAAAGCGATTCTCTCACAATTTTCGGACGAGCGCGTCCGCGACCTGATTGCGAGAAACGGGCTCCCACGGGCAACCAAGGGAACAATCGTTGACGAGGATGAACTGTTGGACGACCTCGAAGCCATCCGTGAGCGTGGCTATTCGTACAACAACGAGGAGAGTACGAAGGGGTTGCGCGCGGTGGCAGTTCCGCTCATGGCCCCAGATAGGAACGTCCTCGGTGCCTTTGCCGTTGCCGGTCCGACCCACCGAATGAACCAAGACCGACTCGATGGCGAACTCCCCGAACTCCTTCGGAGTGTCGTGAATGAACTCGAATTGAACCTCACGCACATGTAG